A genomic segment from Paraburkholderia hayleyella encodes:
- a CDS encoding DUF6531 domain-containing protein: protein MSRRRSHFVSAASNPFSFTFSLPLLAQLLLAFALLLSVTPVQADCFDLYAQSGARPGTASCPSDVASNTPGGMGHYACLNDLAAIHRYCRTPSPVLPETSCPIADPVYPGTGVTTLEETDYATGDEPPVVFQRQYRSAALRPGTSSSGAGSAFGAGWSHNWQRRLDLAASSSAAPRITAWRDNGMPVTFSPSAGLWRLTRGTGWLLARSGNDWTLTNARTGNTETYSPHGVLRSVRTVNAVITELSYSDAQTPGNIAPVPGLLTGIDHYQLQRRFAASFRLAYDAQQRLVQMTRPDGGITRYGYDSNGNLNAVTWPDGTIRRYVYDDPRFVSALTGVIDETGSRTATWTYDAEGRAIAVSHPDSTRNVQFAYGEGRTTVTRSQGSTTLDFSAAGGVLRPDGSREARLTWDAAGNLGSRSTGEGRRIDYTYDSANRPVQVVRHDTSGTTTTRVRYADALGLRPAAVAEPGMIRALVYDDSGSLTGVSEQPTTDPTGASGFAATASGTAQTYGMAYDRLNQPVSMTRYEQGVPTGRWDLRWDMNGNLRLLAGGPDNAVLEIGRDDAHRVNWISAGDFSVTPVYDLRGRLVQFGYSERYVAQGVQTWRKLEVTYRYAADGRVTERHATVRVGRGAPVALSQAETDGWLDNYEAGVVPAGPQAGWGPVADARSLHAATGGAAAGAGPPQEAGLEPVCVECMLLPHPVLKLAPRVYGFMRGYLAGLRRGRSRLRLRGSSARLPCSTSQR from the coding sequence GTGAGTCGCCGCCGGTCGCATTTTGTTTCCGCTGCTTCAAACCCGTTCTCTTTTACTTTTTCTCTTCCCCTACTCGCACAACTGCTGCTGGCGTTTGCCCTGCTCCTCAGCGTCACCCCCGTCCAGGCCGACTGCTTCGACCTCTACGCGCAGTCCGGCGCGCGTCCCGGTACCGCCTCCTGTCCCAGCGATGTCGCCAGCAACACCCCCGGCGGCATGGGCCACTACGCCTGCCTCAACGACCTCGCCGCCATCCACCGCTACTGCCGCACCCCCAGCCCCGTCCTGCCTGAAACCAGTTGCCCCATCGCCGATCCGGTCTATCCCGGCACCGGCGTCACCACCCTCGAAGAAACCGATTACGCCACCGGCGATGAACCGCCCGTCGTGTTCCAGCGCCAATACCGCTCCGCCGCCCTGCGGCCCGGCACCTCGTCCAGCGGCGCAGGCAGCGCATTCGGCGCGGGCTGGTCGCATAACTGGCAGCGCCGCCTCGACCTGGCCGCCTCCTCCTCCGCTGCACCGCGCATCACCGCATGGCGCGATAACGGCATGCCGGTCACGTTCAGCCCGTCCGCTGGCCTCTGGCGTCTCACCCGTGGCACAGGCTGGCTGCTCGCGCGCAGCGGCAACGACTGGACGCTGACCAACGCCCGCACCGGCAATACCGAAACCTATTCCCCCCATGGCGTGCTGCGCTCAGTGCGCACCGTCAACGCGGTCATCACCGAACTCAGCTACAGCGATGCCCAGACCCCCGGCAACATCGCGCCCGTCCCCGGGCTGCTGACCGGGATCGACCACTACCAGTTGCAGCGCCGCTTCGCCGCCTCGTTCAGGCTCGCCTATGACGCCCAGCAGCGTCTGGTGCAGATGACCCGCCCCGACGGCGGCATCACGCGCTATGGCTATGACAGCAACGGCAACCTGAATGCCGTGACCTGGCCTGACGGCACGATCCGCCGCTACGTCTACGACGATCCGCGCTTCGTCAGCGCGCTGACCGGCGTCATCGACGAAACCGGCTCGCGCACGGCCACCTGGACCTATGACGCAGAAGGCCGGGCCATCGCGGTCAGCCATCCGGACAGCACGCGCAATGTGCAGTTCGCGTATGGCGAGGGCCGCACGACCGTCACCCGCAGCCAGGGCAGCACGACGCTCGACTTCAGCGCGGCAGGCGGCGTGCTGCGCCCGGACGGCAGCCGCGAGGCGCGCCTCACCTGGGACGCGGCCGGCAACCTGGGCTCACGCAGCACAGGCGAGGGCCGCCGCATCGACTACACCTACGACAGCGCGAACCGGCCCGTCCAGGTGGTGCGCCACGACACGTCCGGCACCACGACAACCCGCGTGCGCTATGCCGATGCGCTGGGGCTGCGGCCTGCCGCCGTGGCTGAGCCGGGGATGATCCGCGCGCTGGTCTATGACGACAGCGGCAGCCTGACGGGCGTCTCGGAGCAGCCGACGACAGATCCAACCGGCGCAAGCGGCTTCGCGGCGACGGCGAGCGGCACGGCGCAGACCTATGGCATGGCCTATGACCGGCTGAACCAGCCGGTGTCCATGACACGCTACGAACAGGGCGTGCCGACTGGCCGCTGGGACTTGCGCTGGGACATGAACGGCAACCTGCGGCTGCTGGCGGGCGGGCCGGACAACGCCGTGCTGGAGATCGGGCGTGACGATGCGCACCGGGTGAACTGGATCAGCGCGGGGGACTTTTCGGTCACGCCGGTCTATGACCTGCGGGGCCGGCTGGTGCAATTCGGCTACAGCGAACGCTACGTGGCGCAGGGCGTGCAGACGTGGCGCAAGCTTGAGGTGACTTACCGCTACGCCGCCGATGGGCGGGTGACCGAGCGTCACGCGACGGTGCGTGTGGGCCGTGGCGCGCCGGTGGCGCTGTCGCAGGCCGAGACGGATGGCTGGCTGGATAACTACGAGGCGGGGGTGGTGCCTGCGGGGCCTCAGGCGGGATGGGGGCCGGTGGCGGATGCGCGGTCGTTGCACGCGGCGACGGGGGGCGCGGCGGCCGGGGCTGGTCCGCCGCAGGAAGCGGGGCTGGAGCCGGTTTGTGTCGAATGCATGCTGCTGCCGCATCCCGTGCTGAAGCTGGCGCCGAGGGTGTATGGGTTCATGCGGGGTTACCTGGCCGGGCTGCGCCGGGGGAGGTCAAGGTTGAGGTTGAGGGGGAGCAGTGCACGCCTGCCATGCTCGACCAGTCAACGATAA